AGATTATCCTTTGATGATGAAGGAAATCAGATGGTGAAAGGTGCTGGCATGAAACCGGGAGGGACAGCCGGGAAATACATTGCTACACAAGCTGTTATATCTGGCATGAAAGCAGTCACTTCCGAAGAGGAAGAAACAGATGAAAATGCAGGTGTGGAAAGTGCCAGACTTGCAGAGCGTGAAACAGAAGCTGCGTTACGTGGCCTACGTCATGCTCAGATCCGCAGCAAACGAACGGATGTGAAAACCCATCGCAGAGGTTATCGTGAGGCTACTGTAGAAAAGAAACTGAAATTTGGTTCTGCAGAAAGTATGGAAGGAGTCAAACATGCAGAATCGGTAAAGAACGCTGAGCAAAAGAGACATTTCTATAACCGCTTCTTTCAGAAAAAACGATATAAGGATGCATACCGGGCAGCCAGAGCCGGAAAATCCGCTGGCAGTCTAGGTGGAGCGACAACCATTACCGGTGTCGAGAACATGACGGTGAAAGCAAAGATTGCCTTGAAAGAGATTATAAAGCGTAATCGTGCCATGTTCGCAGGCATCGGTATTTTTGCGCTTCTTTTTCTTGTCATAGCAGTATCTCTGGGGAGCTGCAGTGCCTCTATTGAGGGTGCTGGATCTGTGATCGGTATTACAACGTATCCAAGTTCAGACGAGGATATCTATGCTGCCGAAAACAGATATGCCGCTTTGGAAAGTGCCTTGAATCAGCAGATCAATGAGATGGAACGAAGACATCCAAATTATGACGAGTATCAGTACAACATTGCTGAGATTGGTCATAATCCATACCATCTTATCTCGTATCTTACCGCAAAATACGGGGACTGGACGTACTCAGATGTTGAAAACGAGCTGCAATCTCTTTTTGAAGCACAATATCATCTGAATACAGAAGGTCGAACAGAAACGGTGACAGAAACCAGAAATGTTCGCGTTGGAGAATCATTGGGACAGGTAGTGACAAGCGGATATTGTAATTGTCGAATCTGTTGTGGTGTATGGTCCGGAGGTCCAACTGCCAGTGGTGCATATCCAACTGCAAACCATACCATTGCTGTAGATGCTTCCAATCCATTTGTGCCGATTGGCACTAAGGTAGTAATGAATGGTGTGGAATACACAGTTGAGGATACCGGAGCCTTTGCACGATATGGTGTCCAGTTTGACGTTTACTATGATAACCATGCTGCAGCCTCTGCTCATGGACACCAGACCTGGGAAGCTTATATCGCAGATGACAATGGCAGTCAGGAAGTAACCGTTACCAGTACAAGCACCAAGAAGATTCTGTATGTGACACTGACAAATGGAAGTTTTGATGCTGTGGCAAGAGCCAATCTGAATGCAGAACAGCTGATTATTTACAATGCGTTAAATACGACCTATGGAAACAGAAATTATCTGTGGGATGTAAACAATGTGACCAGTGGATCAGGCGGTAATGGAATGAGCTATGAGATTCCACCGGAAGCACTGCAGGATGAAGAATTTGCCCGGATGATCCGAGAAGCGGAAAAATATCTGGGAGTACCTTATGTATGGGGTGGTTACTCTCCGTCCGGATTTGACTGCTCAGGATTCGTATCTTATGTCATTAACCACTGTGGTAATGGCTGGAACTATGGACGATTGACCGCAGATGGATTAAGAGGCGTATGTACTTATGTATCACCGCAAGAAGCAAAACCAGGAGATCTGATCTTCTTCCAGGGAACGTATAACACATCCGGTGCAAGCCATGTGGGTATCTATGTCGGTAACAATATGATGATCCATTGCGGGGATCCGATCCATTACTCAAATATCAGCACATCCTACTGGCAGCAACATTTCATGTGCTTTGGAAGACTGCCATAAAGGGGTGAACGAAGGGAGGTGAAAGTTTGAATAAAAAGATTAAAAAATATCTGGATGAGATTGCCAAGACAGAGAAAAAGATCGCGGATCTGCAGCAATATCTTAGGGGTGTCCAGGCTGCATTAAAGCAGGAAGAGGACAATGAGATGATCAGGTGCATCCGTGGTATGAAGATGGATAATGATCAGTTATATGATCTTTTGGATGGTATCCAGAGTGGAAAAGTTAAATTTCAGGTAAGCAGGGAGTCTGACGATGAAGGTTCAGGCTCCTTTGTATTCACAGAAGAAAATAAGGAGGAATATCAGAATGGTGAAATGGAAGAAAATGAATAAGAAAATGGCAGGACTGCTGTTGGGAGTCATGATGCTTTTTACAGCATCAACCACAGCATTTGCCTATGTGGATGAATCGGCAGAGGCATCCAAAGTAGAGACAACTCAGACGGAACAGTCAACAGACAAAGAAGAGAAAAAGGACGAGGCGACAAACACAAACGAGGTGCTGCCGGAAGATGGAACAGACAAGGGAACTGCATTTACGACACCTGGCAATGGTGAAGTCAAGGATGACATTACCGATGATTCCACAAAGGAATTTCTTACGGTTACAACGAAGAATAACAACACATTCTATATCGTGATCGACCGTAGTGCCACATCACAGAATGTCTATATGTTATCCCAGATTGATGAGAATGATCTGTCCGAATTTCTGGATAAAGACAGCACTGCTACTGTCGTAACACCACAGCCAGATAAATCAAAGGTAGTGCTGGATGAAACAAATAATGAGGATGTAGACAAGGAAGCTACCATTGATCCGGAGAAAACAGCATCTGCAAAAACCAATATGGGTGCAATGGCAACAATCCTGATTTTGGCTCTCGGCGGTGTGGCAGCTTACTACTACTTCAAGATCTATAAACCTAAAAAAGAGGAAGATGAGGATGATCAGCCGGAAGGTTTGGAAACAGGTGGACTGGAAGAAGTTCCGGATGAGGAAGAGTCTGAAGACGAAGATTTTGAAGAAAATGAAAAATAAATAAACTTTTTTAGTGGAGGGGGCTGTAAAACATGCTCTCTCCGTTTCGTTATATGAAGGAGGTAATACATCATGTATTTAGTAATTGCAGAAAAACCAAGTGTATCAAGAGCAATCGCAGAAGTGATTGGAGCACAGGAACGAGAAGACGGATATTTACAAGGAACCGACTGTATGGTCAGCTGGTGCTTCGGACATCTGGCCGAATATGTTTCACCGGATGCTTACGATGAGAAATTTAACCAGTGGAGATATGAAGATCTCCCGATCATCCCGAAAGACTGGAAAGTTACAGTCTCAGAAGATAAGAAAGATCAGTTCTATATCTTAAAAAGACTGCTCAACAGTCCGGAAATTGAATACGTCGTAAATGCCTGTGATGCCGGACGTGAAGGAGAATTAATCTTCAAACATGTCTATGACTTATCCGGAAGTAAAAAGCCGGTGAAACGATTATGGATCAGTTCTCTGGAAGATTCAGCAATCCTTGATGGAATGCAGCATCTGAGATCCGCAGAGGAATACCGACATCTGGCCGAAGCTGCTGTATGCCGTTCTCAGGCTGACTGGCTGGTAGGAATGAATGCAACCAGAGCTTATACCACAAAGTACTTCAAAAAGCTGACCGTTGGAAGGGTTCAGACACCGACACTTGCCATGTTGGTGGAACGTGCCGGACAGATCAGCAATTTCCAGAAAGAAAAGTATTTCAATGTGGAACTCGATTGTGATGGAATTCCGGCTGTAAAGCCAAAAATCTTTGATCCGGATGAGGCGGAACAGTTAAGAAGTAGATGCCAGGGAAGTGAAGCTATTGTCACAGCAGTAAAAGAAACGGAAAAGAAAGTAAAAGCACCAAAGCTTTATGATCTGACCACACTGCAGAGAGAAGCAAACCGTATCTACGGAATGACAGCCAAACAGACACTGGATACCGCTCAGAGCCTGTATGAAAAGAAACTGATCACTTATCCAAGAACGGACAGCCAGTATCTGACCGAAGATATGGAGCAGACAGCAAGA
The sequence above is drawn from the Dorea formicigenerans genome and encodes:
- a CDS encoding CD1108 family mobile element protein — encoded protein: MTRDGLTEENLRDGSVKDISHRSRGRPENKEEFVPERERKKAGNEDSKSGKGKRLQMEKIRKSSVRQEAVEDTVEVTPEEKVSGYRKKLHRHEKIPDDDNNLNSQKKSIRKKQLQKQMTKEQAKAGRLSFDDEGNQMVKGAGMKPGGTAGKYIATQAVISGMKAVTSEEEETDENAGVESARLAERETEAALRGLRHAQIRSKRTDVKTHRRGYREATVEKKLKFGSAESMEGVKHAESVKNAEQKRHFYNRFFQKKRYKDAYRAARAGKSAGSLGGATTITGVENMTVKAKIALKEIIKRNRAMFAGIGIFALLFLVIAVSLGSCSASIEGAGSVIGITTYPSSDEDIYAAENRYAALESALNQQINEMERRHPNYDEYQYNIAEIGHNPYHLISYLTAKYGDWTYSDVENELQSLFEAQYHLNTEGRTETVTETRNVRVGESLGQVVTSGYCNCRICCGVWSGGPTASGAYPTANHTIAVDASNPFVPIGTKVVMNGVEYTVEDTGAFARYGVQFDVYYDNHAAASAHGHQTWEAYIADDNGSQEVTVTSTSTKKILYVTLTNGSFDAVARANLNAEQLIIYNALNTTYGNRNYLWDVNNVTSGSGGNGMSYEIPPEALQDEEFARMIREAEKYLGVPYVWGGYSPSGFDCSGFVSYVINHCGNGWNYGRLTADGLRGVCTYVSPQEAKPGDLIFFQGTYNTSGASHVGIYVGNNMMIHCGDPIHYSNISTSYWQQHFMCFGRLP
- a CDS encoding DUF4315 family protein — encoded protein: MNKKIKKYLDEIAKTEKKIADLQQYLRGVQAALKQEEDNEMIRCIRGMKMDNDQLYDLLDGIQSGKVKFQVSRESDDEGSGSFVFTEENKEEYQNGEMEENE
- a CDS encoding CD1107 family mobile element protein, with amino-acid sequence MVKWKKMNKKMAGLLLGVMMLFTASTTAFAYVDESAEASKVETTQTEQSTDKEEKKDEATNTNEVLPEDGTDKGTAFTTPGNGEVKDDITDDSTKEFLTVTTKNNNTFYIVIDRSATSQNVYMLSQIDENDLSEFLDKDSTATVVTPQPDKSKVVLDETNNEDVDKEATIDPEKTASAKTNMGAMATILILALGGVAAYYYFKIYKPKKEEDEDDQPEGLETGGLEEVPDEEESEDEDFEENEK